The sequence TTTAACTGATAATATTTCACCGTCGCCTCGTTCCAGCTAGATTGTAAGCACCCATCTCGCTCTAGCTGATGCAACAACCCATATAGACTGCCTTCATTGTCCTCAAATTTACGAATACCTCGCCCTTGTAGAAACTGCACCAATTCATAACCCGTTTTTTCTTCCACAAGCAGCTGCATGATTGCCAATAAAACACTGTCATCCGTTTCACTAATTTTTGCCCGAATTTCCTTACAATGCTGTTCCGTAAACTGGAGTTCGCTAAACGTAGTATCATCCATTGATTTTTTTAGTCCTTTTAAACGATTCTCCATCCCTCATACCTCCAATCGTTCTTTCAATAACTCTTTCGCACGTCTAAGCCGCGTTTTAACCGTATTCACACTAGCCTCAGTAATAACCGCAATTTCCTTAATCAACAACTCCTCATAATAAAAGAGATAAATCACTTCTCGATATTTAATCGGTAGCATCATAATCGCAGCAATTAATTGATCATCCTCTTCTTTTTGAATGACAACCTCTTCCACCATTTCTTTTGTCGTTCGATGTGTAATCGGTTCTTCTTCTGAAATGATGACATGTTTGTTATACCAACTTTTCAGGAAATCCTTACAGTGATTGATGGCAATACGCCACAACCATGTGCGCAGCGATGATTTTCCTTTGTATGTATGAAGGGATTTATAGCATTTCACAAAAATATCCTGTGTTAAATCCTCCGCCAATTCTTTATTATTAACGTAAGAATACACAAGCCTTAAAATGTCCTGCCCATGGCGAGTCATTATCTCATCCATGAGGACTTCCCTGTCTTCTGTTTCAAGCGCTTTAACAATTACTTCCTCCACCTATATCCCTCCTCCTAATCAATAGACGACGTGCCCTTGTGGAAGGTTTTTGTTAAAGTCGTGGAAAAACAATATGTATCTCGCAAAAAAAGATAGAGACAAGCAGAAAATTTCTGCCTGCTCTATCTTTTTACAATAAAATTCAGTCTGTTGAAAACTACGTTCCATATACATCAAAATCCCGTGCACATTCCTTCGCGATTGCTTTCCAAACCAGTCCACTGGCACCAATAATCAATATTTT comes from Sporosarcina sp. FSL K6-3457 and encodes:
- a CDS encoding PadR family transcriptional regulator gives rise to the protein MENRLKGLKKSMDDTTFSELQFTEQHCKEIRAKISETDDSVLLAIMQLLVEEKTGYELVQFLQGRGIRKFEDNEGSLYGLLHQLERDGCLQSSWNEATVKYYQLNNKGNKLLRKMEKQSSGRRFTLKDIVEG
- a CDS encoding sigma-70 family RNA polymerase sigma factor, encoding MEEVIVKALETEDREVLMDEIMTRHGQDILRLVYSYVNNKELAEDLTQDIFVKCYKSLHTYKGKSSLRTWLWRIAINHCKDFLKSWYNKHVIISEEEPITHRTTKEMVEEVVIQKEEDDQLIAAIMMLPIKYREVIYLFYYEELLIKEIAVITEASVNTVKTRLRRAKELLKERLEV